From the genome of Phycicoccus duodecadis:
GACTCCCCCACGGCCATCAACGCAGCAATCCGAGGGATCCTCGCCAAGTTCACACGCAGTTCATACATTGCGTTCACGGCCACTCCCTTCGCCAACATCTTCATCGACCACGACCACGAGAACGATCTGTTTCCGAGGGACTACGTCTACAGCCTTGAAACGCCCACCAACTATGTGGGAGCAACCGCGACGTTCGGCACGAGCGACGACGTATTCGAGGGCGGGCTCATGGATGTGACTGACGCCGAGGCCTACGTCCCGCGCCAGCACAAGCCGAACGATTCGGTACCTGGACTCCCGCCGAGCCTCAAACTGGCGATCCGGACCTTCTTCATCGCGACCGCGGTCCGAGACCTCCGCGGCCACGGTGGAGGTCGCGCAATGTTGGTGAACGTGTCACGGTTCAAGAACGTCCAGCGTCAGGTTCACGAGCTGGTCGAGCAGTACGCCGTCGAGCTTCGCAATGCGGTCGAGTTCCACGCCGCTGATTACGCCCACGGGCGGCCCAACGCACACCTCGAGTCCATCGAAGAGACCTACGTACAGGTGTACTCGGAAGTCGGGTTCTCTTGGGCGCAGATACTTGATGCACTGTGGACCTCCGTGGCGGACGTTCGCGTCACCTTGGTGAACTCCGACAGGGACAAGGCCCTGATCGACCAAGAGATGGCTTGGGACAAGCCGCCCCGGATGATCGCCGTGGGAGGGGACGTCCTGAGCCGAGGACTGACGCTCGAAGGTCTGACGACCAGCTACTTCTATCGGCGTGCTGGCGCCTTCGACACCCTGATGCAAATGGCGCGTTGGTTCGGCTACCGCGACGGGTACGAGGACCTCACTCGACTGTGGATCACCACGGATGTTGCCGATCAGTTCCGATTCGTCGATGACGCCGTTCGGGAACTCCGGGATGACCTCGCGGAGATGAAGGCCCAGCGTCTGACTCCAGCGGATTTCGGGCTGGCAGTGAAGAAGCACCCAGAGAGCTTGTTGGTGACGGCTCGGAACAAGATGAAGGCCGCGACCACCTTCAAGAAGTCTGTCTCCTTGGGCGGCCGGCGAATTGAAACGGTACGGCTCAACGGCAGTGATGGGAGCCTCTCTACGAATGAGTCGGCCATCAAGTCACTGCTGGCGGACCTCGGTGCTTCAGCCGAACCGGCGAACCGTATGAACTGGCCAGGTTGGCGTGGAGTCGCCAAGTCGACGATTGCCGACTACTTGGACGCCTTGGTGACAGATCAAGGGGAACTCATCTGGACAGGGGAGAACCTCCAGACCTTCGTCCGGAACGCTAAGTCACCTAGCATGCAGAAATGGGACGTGGTATTGGTGAACGGCAAGAAGACCGGTGCTCCCGACACGAGCCTCGGAGTCTCCTTTCATCCTCCCGAGCGC
Proteins encoded in this window:
- a CDS encoding Z1 domain-containing protein, which gives rise to MAETEAMERLKLATSGALSTGLHTEQQLRDMVAALRPILAPAASDDEIDSMTRELIQRLQIDVDLGTAVTSEDFVSWLPERRGEIEWTRWKAYKQWLLQNDRPPKIVDKLGHLTDEILDLVGDPKAGGTWGRRGLVIGEVQSGKTGTYLGLFNKAADAGYRLIIVLAGSTESLRQQTQERLDEAFIGRDTRLIAQKGGQTNQHASKKFLGIGLLNETIADAQSMTTVMQDFRKSSLMASSITVSENTPSPYVFVLKKNKSVLNAVQDWLGQQAGASGRIDLPLLLLDDESDYASVNTADEDSPTAINAAIRGILAKFTRSSYIAFTATPFANIFIDHDHENDLFPRDYVYSLETPTNYVGATATFGTSDDVFEGGLMDVTDAEAYVPRQHKPNDSVPGLPPSLKLAIRTFFIATAVRDLRGHGGGRAMLVNVSRFKNVQRQVHELVEQYAVELRNAVEFHAADYAHGRPNAHLESIEETYVQVYSEVGFSWAQILDALWTSVADVRVTLVNSDRDKALIDQEMAWDKPPRMIAVGGDVLSRGLTLEGLTTSYFYRRAGAFDTLMQMARWFGYRDGYEDLTRLWITTDVADQFRFVDDAVRELRDDLAEMKAQRLTPADFGLAVKKHPESLLVTARNKMKAATTFKKSVSLGGRRIETVRLNGSDGSLSTNESAIKSLLADLGASAEPANRMNWPGWRGVAKSTIADYLDALVTDQGELIWTGENLQTFVRNAKSPSMQKWDVVLVNGKKTGAPDTSLGVSFHPPERTLSVSDGDVLRVSGASARLAGSTDVASLNFIPTKAREAAEAAFWDSRTWPEGKRPKNVPETAVYHCLPRPVLMLYPLRAKWKNSVTPLGFEHVDGHLVVATKIAIPGRHVNVNDTSTDAEYIINTVAQQGWLAQLEWGTDAD